One genomic window of Corynebacterium diphtheriae includes the following:
- a CDS encoding galactan 5-O-arabinofuranosyltransferase, giving the protein MRAQRNTTQGEASDSELTSVVMYAPDQLSAKATLIAIVATIFGSSICTLGLWYLLKVVKLPPFGGSQVTKAGATVGIFLTLLVTCIFVLWWMADDKRGTTRPRWRTWITYAVTHMAPAGLVMSAIGVPLSPSRLYLEGITVDQGFRTQFLTRLTATQGLPDMNYADLPAYYPGAWFWLGARFAQLIGYPGWAIYQPWALLSIAVTGCVLVPVWQRLVGSLPVATAIALVTTAIALTLCAFEPYACVIAMGIPAALVMGRRALSGQKLATVGVVVYLGASASTYTLYTAVIALSLVTVSGLFFAFVLRSWRPIRQIIVIGVSSMAIASIVWGPYLWLRFTGHYEGTAAASHFLPSEGTVVPLPMFATSFVGVLCLIGLIYLIMRVMDPDVCAMGVGLAVMYLWVIASMSVALSGTTLLGFRLDSVITIILGTAGVLGLAELRLVAVHRFYPVQFSTSLSTRINVICVVVLALAGIQYAQAIPDRNAHAIELAYTNTDGDGHRADFLPPDATQYYAEIDRVIQEKTGKPAADTVVLTDEFNFLTYYPYLGFQAFTSHYANPLGEFEKRNAVIENWASQSWDSLKDPQDFDRAVSNVPWRSPDAFVLRADSTGSSDSKDGWNFNLAIDIFPSNPNVWFKGVRFNPEVFQGENSPWTVTQVGPFVVVTHD; this is encoded by the coding sequence GTGCGTGCGCAAAGGAATACCACCCAGGGAGAGGCTTCAGACTCAGAGCTCACATCCGTGGTGATGTACGCCCCGGATCAGCTCTCTGCAAAAGCTACTCTGATTGCCATTGTGGCCACGATCTTTGGTAGCTCCATCTGTACTTTGGGCTTGTGGTATCTCCTCAAGGTGGTCAAACTGCCACCGTTTGGTGGTTCGCAGGTCACCAAGGCGGGCGCTACCGTGGGTATCTTCCTTACCCTGCTAGTAACCTGCATTTTTGTACTGTGGTGGATGGCAGATGACAAGAGGGGCACCACGCGGCCGCGCTGGCGCACGTGGATCACCTATGCGGTGACCCATATGGCACCGGCTGGTTTGGTCATGTCAGCCATTGGTGTGCCGCTCTCTCCTAGCCGCCTGTACTTGGAAGGCATTACGGTTGACCAGGGCTTCCGCACCCAGTTCCTTACCCGTCTGACGGCTACGCAGGGGCTACCGGATATGAACTATGCCGATCTTCCGGCGTATTACCCAGGTGCGTGGTTCTGGTTAGGTGCGCGGTTTGCGCAGCTTATTGGGTACCCGGGGTGGGCGATCTATCAGCCGTGGGCATTGTTGAGCATTGCGGTCACTGGCTGTGTGTTGGTGCCTGTGTGGCAGCGATTGGTGGGCAGCTTGCCTGTTGCTACGGCAATTGCGCTGGTTACTACCGCTATTGCTCTAACACTATGCGCTTTTGAGCCTTATGCCTGTGTGATTGCTATGGGCATTCCTGCAGCACTGGTGATGGGTCGTCGTGCGCTATCAGGCCAGAAGCTGGCCACCGTGGGTGTTGTGGTGTACTTGGGCGCTTCCGCTTCCACATACACCTTGTACACTGCGGTGATTGCGCTGAGCTTGGTCACGGTTTCGGGCCTGTTCTTCGCATTCGTGCTTCGTTCGTGGCGGCCGATTCGTCAGATCATCGTTATCGGCGTGTCCTCGATGGCTATCGCCTCGATTGTGTGGGGACCATACTTGTGGCTGCGGTTTACCGGCCATTACGAGGGCACTGCAGCGGCCTCTCACTTCCTCCCATCTGAGGGCACCGTGGTGCCACTGCCAATGTTTGCCACCAGCTTTGTTGGCGTGCTGTGCCTTATCGGCTTGATCTACCTGATCATGCGTGTGATGGATCCCGATGTGTGCGCTATGGGCGTCGGCTTGGCCGTAATGTACCTCTGGGTTATCGCCTCGATGTCTGTTGCGCTGAGCGGAACCACACTGCTGGGATTCCGTCTGGATTCGGTTATCACCATCATTCTGGGGACCGCAGGTGTGCTCGGTCTTGCCGAGTTGCGCCTTGTGGCGGTGCACCGCTTCTATCCTGTGCAGTTTTCTACAAGCTTGTCCACGCGTATCAATGTGATCTGCGTGGTGGTCTTGGCGTTGGCGGGTATTCAGTATGCGCAGGCAATTCCAGATCGTAACGCGCACGCCATTGAGCTCGCGTACACCAACACCGATGGCGACGGTCACCGTGCTGACTTCTTGCCACCGGATGCTACACAGTACTACGCGGAAATAGATCGTGTGATCCAAGAAAAGACCGGCAAGCCGGCGGCAGACACCGTGGTGCTCACCGACGAGTTCAACTTCCTCACCTACTACCCATACCTCGGTTTCCAGGCGTTTACCTCGCACTATGCCAACCCGTTGGGCGAGTTTGAAAAGCGCAATGCAGTTATCGAGAATTGGGCGTCGCAAAGCTGGGATTCCTTGAAGGACCCCCAAGACTTTGATCGTGCCGTATCGAACGTTCCATGGCGTAGCCCCGATGCATTCGTGCTGCGCGCCGATTCCACAGGCTCCTCGGATTCAAAGGACGGCTGGAACTTCAACCTTGCTATCGACATCTTCCCAAGCAACCCCAACGTATGGTTCAAGGGTGTTCGCTTTAACCCCGAGGTATTCCAAGGAGAAAATAGCCCATGGACTGTCACCCAAGTAGGACCATTCGTGGTGGTGACGCATGACTAA